A window from Triticum aestivum cultivar Chinese Spring chromosome 6D, IWGSC CS RefSeq v2.1, whole genome shotgun sequence encodes these proteins:
- the LOC123146233 gene encoding uncharacterized protein isoform X1: MVHRRRSLSTPPALPLGRRNRAAVPAAKLKAPVREEAGGCSATSATSSLSTSSRAISSYRRGSLQSPGASALSSKEGLGRSIQGARGTNRGGVLCLCASPTAF, from the exons ATGGTCCACCGTCGCCGTTCCCTTAGCACGCCGCCTGCACTTCCTCTTGGTCGCCGCAATC GTGCCGCAGTACCGGCAGCGAAGCTGAAGGCCCCAGTGCGGGAGGAAGCAGGCGGGTGCTCGGCGACATCGgcaacatcgtccctgtccacGTCCTCGAGGG CAATATCCAGCTACCGGCGGGGATCACTCCAATCACCAGGAGCTTCAGCGCTGAGCTCTAAAGAAGGCCTAGGCCGATCCATCCAAG GAGCGAGGGGAACCAACAGGGGTGGTGTCCTGTGTCTGTGTGCATCTCCTACAGCATTCTGA
- the LOC123146233 gene encoding uncharacterized protein isoform X2, producing the protein MVHRRRSLSTPPALPLGRRNRAAVPAAKLKAPVREEAGGCSATSATSSLSTSSRAISSYRRGSLQSPGASALSSKEGLGRSIQV; encoded by the exons ATGGTCCACCGTCGCCGTTCCCTTAGCACGCCGCCTGCACTTCCTCTTGGTCGCCGCAATC GTGCCGCAGTACCGGCAGCGAAGCTGAAGGCCCCAGTGCGGGAGGAAGCAGGCGGGTGCTCGGCGACATCGgcaacatcgtccctgtccacGTCCTCGAGGG CAATATCCAGCTACCGGCGGGGATCACTCCAATCACCAGGAGCTTCAGCGCTGAGCTCTAAAGAAGGCCTAGGCCGATCCATCCAAG TGTAA
- the LOC123146235 gene encoding probable histone H2AXb — MATAAAGGGRGKPKGSKSVSRSVKAGLQFPVGRVARHLKVGRYAKRVGAGAPVYLCAVLEYLAAEALELAGNAARDNKKTRISPRHIQLAVRNDEELSRLLGGVTIAAGGVLPNIHSVLLPKKAGKGAGTGGSASQSQEF; from the coding sequence ATGGCGACAGCGGCAGCCGGCGGCGGGAGGGGCAAGCCGAAGGGCAGCAAGTCGGTGTCGCGGTCGGTGAAGGCGGGCCTGCAGTTCCCCGTCGGCCGCGTCGCCCGGCACCTCAAGGTCGGCCGCTACGCGAAGCGCGTGGGCGCGGGCGCCCCCGTCTACCTCTGCGCCGTCCTCGAGTACCTCGCCGCCGAGGCCCTGGAGCTGGCCGGCAACGCGGCGCGCGACAACAAGAAGACCCGGATCTCGCCGCGCCACATCCAGCTCGCCGTCCGCAACGACGAGGAGCTCAGCCGGCTGCTCGGCGGCGTCACCATCGCCGCCGGCGGCGTCCTGCCCAACATCCACTCCGTGCTCCTCCCCAAGAAGGCCGGCAAGGGCGCCGGCACCGGCGGGTCCGCTTCGCAGTCCCAGGAGTTCTAG
- the LOC123146234 gene encoding ATG8-interacting protein 1 isoform X1 codes for MEPDQSGTGQTSPRGNDWEVVQLTASNYASAPGPARTEPSDEEAEGQVYDAEGGDSAAASLLMSGHFSVPQSEAEKLLMEADTSIYQQEARGSQYAVSDKGGDGMYEDQQEKLKDDGLDRIPSFDKGKSLSPVDMEPDDGNALHSVSQAGEDPVTFSSSGYSATEAEKEVTESAKEKTEENITLQNVDPVTDSSNVVASGEESKPDGSGAPRNVWWQKQLISLYRSAKESNKLWPIVVAAAALMGMAYFRRRWQKGKLQLQQVKLQPASSKERINQATVPLNRIKDILVAGNHPSPATHGNARLG; via the exons ATGGAGCCTGACCAGAGTGGCACCGGGCAGACTTCTCCCCGCGGGAACGACTGGGAGGTCGTGCAGCTCACCGCTTCAAACTACGCTTCTGCACCTGGTCCGGCGAGAACTGAACCTTCCGACGAGGAGGCTGAAGGCCAGGTGTATGACGCAGAGGGGGGTGATTCCGCAGCCGCGTCGCTGCTCATGTCTGGCCATTTCTCGGTGCCGCAGAGTGAGGCTGAGAAACTCCTCATGGAAGCTGATACTAGCATATATCAGCAGGAGGCGCGCGGCAGCCAGTATGCAGTTTCTGACAAGGGTGGAGATGGTATGTACGAAGACCAGCAGGAGAAACTGAAGGACGACGGTCTTGACAGGATCCCGTCCTTCGACAAAGGGAAAAGCCTTTCCCCTGTTGATATGGAGCCTGACGATGGGAACGCATTGCACAGCGTTAGTCAGGCTGGGGAAGACCCAGTTACATTCTCATCATCTGGTTACAGTGCAACGGAGGCTGAGAAAGAAGTTACCGAGAGTGCCAAGGAGAAGACTGAAGAAAATATAACGCTCCAAAATGTCGACCCTGTCACTGATTCGTCCAATGTTGTTGCTTCCGGTGAGGAGAGCAAGCCTGACGGTTCTGGAGCCCCACGCAATGTGTGGTGGCAGAAGCAACTTATATCGCTCTACAGGAGCGCTAAAGAGAGCAACAAGCTCTGGCCTATCGTTGTGGCTGCTGCCGCTTTGATGGGGATGGCATATTTCCGGCGGCGCTGGCAGAAGGGCAAGCTGCAGCTTCAGCAGGTCAAATTGCAACCTGCCAGCAGCAAGGAG AGAATCAACCAGGCCACCGTACCGCTTAACCGAATCAAGGACATTCTTGTCGCTGGCAACCACCCGAGTCCGGCTACTCATGGAAATGCTCGATTGGGCTGA
- the LOC123146234 gene encoding ATG8-interacting protein 1 isoform X2 encodes MEPDQSGTGQTSPRGNDWEVVQLTASNYASAPGPARTEPSDEEAEGQVYDAEGGDSAAASLLMSGHFSVPQSEAEKLLMEADTSIYQQEARGSQYAVSDKGGDGMYEDQQEKLKDDGLDRIPSFDKGKSLSPVDMEPDDGNALHSVSQAGEDPVTFSSSGYSATEAEKEVTESAKEKTEENITLQNVDPVTDSSNVVASGEESKPDGSGAPRNVWWQKQLISLYRSAKESNKLWPIVVAAAALMGMAYFRRRWQKGKLQLQQVKLQPASSKEVIVGRLPFDHTSQIFHATEQTSLA; translated from the coding sequence ATGGAGCCTGACCAGAGTGGCACCGGGCAGACTTCTCCCCGCGGGAACGACTGGGAGGTCGTGCAGCTCACCGCTTCAAACTACGCTTCTGCACCTGGTCCGGCGAGAACTGAACCTTCCGACGAGGAGGCTGAAGGCCAGGTGTATGACGCAGAGGGGGGTGATTCCGCAGCCGCGTCGCTGCTCATGTCTGGCCATTTCTCGGTGCCGCAGAGTGAGGCTGAGAAACTCCTCATGGAAGCTGATACTAGCATATATCAGCAGGAGGCGCGCGGCAGCCAGTATGCAGTTTCTGACAAGGGTGGAGATGGTATGTACGAAGACCAGCAGGAGAAACTGAAGGACGACGGTCTTGACAGGATCCCGTCCTTCGACAAAGGGAAAAGCCTTTCCCCTGTTGATATGGAGCCTGACGATGGGAACGCATTGCACAGCGTTAGTCAGGCTGGGGAAGACCCAGTTACATTCTCATCATCTGGTTACAGTGCAACGGAGGCTGAGAAAGAAGTTACCGAGAGTGCCAAGGAGAAGACTGAAGAAAATATAACGCTCCAAAATGTCGACCCTGTCACTGATTCGTCCAATGTTGTTGCTTCCGGTGAGGAGAGCAAGCCTGACGGTTCTGGAGCCCCACGCAATGTGTGGTGGCAGAAGCAACTTATATCGCTCTACAGGAGCGCTAAAGAGAGCAACAAGCTCTGGCCTATCGTTGTGGCTGCTGCCGCTTTGATGGGGATGGCATATTTCCGGCGGCGCTGGCAGAAGGGCAAGCTGCAGCTTCAGCAGGTCAAATTGCAACCTGCCAGCAGCAAGGAGGTAATCGTGGGACGCCTTCCTTTTGATCATACTAGCCAAATTTTCCATGCAACTGAACAGACTAGTTTGGCCTGA